A single Flavobacterium sp. 1 DNA region contains:
- a CDS encoding TolC family protein produces the protein MQYNKSFKYIIPLGICLAVVSCTPALAPLAETKAVPESFGKSTDTVNTSAIPWRTYFKDPNLVNLIDTALKNNQELQITLQEIEIAKNDIRVKKGLLLPQVGIGAGAGIEKVGRYTSQGAGDASTEIMPGKETPDPLGDFKIGAYANWEVDVWKKLRNSKKAAVSRYLSTVEGKNFVITNLIAEVAESYYELLALDNQLEIVKQNITLQSNALEIVKIQKEAARATELAVQKFQAEVMASKSMEFDILQNIKETENKINFLLGQYPQEIKRDKTNFADLLPSEVKSGIPSQLLANRPDIKQAELELQAAKLDVKTARAEFYPSLDISAAIGFNAFKPSLLFTLPESLLYSLAGDIAAPLINRNALKAEYSSANARQIQALYNYERTILNAYIEVANQLSKISNLEKSYDLKSQQVDALNRSIDVAGDLFKSARVDYFEVLMTQRDALESKLELIETKKEQLNASVYVYRDLGGGWK, from the coding sequence ATGCAATATAATAAGTCATTTAAATATATTATCCCGCTGGGCATCTGCCTGGCGGTGGTAAGCTGTACGCCGGCTCTCGCGCCCTTGGCAGAAACTAAAGCTGTTCCGGAATCTTTCGGTAAGAGTACTGATACAGTCAATACATCAGCTATTCCTTGGAGAACTTATTTTAAGGATCCAAACTTGGTGAATTTGATTGATACTGCCTTGAAAAACAATCAGGAACTGCAAATCACTTTGCAGGAAATCGAAATTGCCAAAAATGATATCCGCGTAAAAAAAGGACTGTTGCTGCCACAAGTTGGAATAGGAGCAGGAGCAGGAATTGAAAAAGTAGGGCGTTATACCAGTCAAGGTGCTGGTGATGCTTCTACCGAAATCATGCCTGGCAAGGAAACGCCGGATCCATTGGGAGATTTTAAAATAGGCGCTTATGCAAACTGGGAAGTGGATGTTTGGAAAAAATTGCGCAATTCCAAGAAAGCAGCTGTTAGCCGTTATCTATCAACGGTTGAAGGGAAAAACTTTGTGATTACCAATCTTATTGCCGAGGTTGCCGAATCGTATTACGAGTTATTAGCCTTGGATAATCAGTTAGAGATTGTAAAACAGAATATCACTTTGCAGAGCAATGCTTTGGAAATAGTTAAAATTCAGAAAGAAGCGGCTAGAGCGACTGAATTGGCTGTTCAAAAATTTCAGGCCGAGGTTATGGCTTCCAAAAGCATGGAGTTTGATATTCTTCAGAACATAAAAGAAACGGAGAATAAAATCAACTTTTTGTTAGGACAGTATCCGCAGGAAATCAAGAGAGACAAAACTAATTTTGCAGATTTATTACCTTCTGAGGTTAAATCAGGTATTCCATCTCAATTGCTGGCCAATCGTCCCGATATCAAACAAGCCGAATTGGAACTTCAAGCAGCAAAACTAGATGTAAAAACGGCTCGTGCCGAGTTTTATCCTTCACTTGATATTTCGGCAGCAATTGGTTTTAATGCTTTTAAACCGTCTCTATTGTTTACGCTTCCTGAGTCGTTACTGTATTCATTGGCAGGAGATATCGCAGCGCCTTTGATTAACAGAAATGCCCTTAAAGCAGAATACAGCTCAGCCAATGCCAGACAAATTCAGGCTTTGTATAATTATGAGCGCACGATTCTAAATGCCTACATCGAAGTGGCCAATCAGCTTTCTAAAATCAGTAATTTAGAAAAAAGCTATGATTTAAAATCACAGCAAGTCGATGCGCTGAACCGTTCAATTGATGTAGCAGGCGATTTGTTCAAGTCTGCGAGAGTCGATTATTTTGAAGTTTTAATGACGCAGCGTGATGCTTTGGAATCCAAACTCGAATTGATTGAAACCAAAAAAGAACAGCTCAATGCTTCAGTTTATGTCTATAGAGACTTAGGCGGAGGCTGGAAATAA
- a CDS encoding DUF4142 domain-containing protein, which yields MKKIFNLSKIILSAGLLLLTMNSCKNETKNSKDVAKNKVKKDSTLLHDATSIKLSEIQIGKLELMNGSSEDVKKFAETLLADHKKSLNDLKMLAIDKTITIPTSINDEGRKEYDSLNKVSGADFDKKFIDMMTEGHNEAIDKMTQISKEATDDDIKEWASEQIVLLTNHYKEAKKLQQKMDSNT from the coding sequence ATGAAAAAGATATTCAATTTAAGTAAAATAATTTTAAGCGCTGGATTATTATTATTGACAATGAATTCATGCAAAAATGAAACTAAAAACTCTAAAGACGTTGCTAAAAATAAAGTAAAAAAAGATTCTACTTTATTGCACGATGCAACTTCTATAAAACTATCCGAAATCCAAATTGGAAAACTGGAATTAATGAATGGATCAAGTGAAGACGTAAAAAAATTCGCAGAGACTTTACTTGCAGATCACAAAAAATCATTAAATGATTTAAAGATGTTGGCAATCGACAAAACAATTACGATTCCTACTTCAATAAATGATGAGGGACGTAAAGAATATGATAGTTTAAATAAAGTATCTGGTGCAGATTTTGATAAGAAATTTATTGATATGATGACCGAAGGGCATAACGAAGCAATTGATAAAATGACTCAAATTTCTAAAGAAGCAACTGATGATGATATTAAAGAATGGGCTTCAGAACAAATTGTTTTATTAACAAATCATTATAAAGAAGCGAAAAAACTGCAACAAAAAATGGATTCAAATACCTAG
- a CDS encoding metallophosphoesterase produces the protein MKKIKILHLTDFHFSNEKRAIPIQNRLVDAMIKSLEKEKGEIDFLFFTGDLVNSGKSYNDFIDAKTILIDRVSEFLNIGKSNIIICAGNHDVNRGRELDDIKDSINKIKENKELDQYVLKQDSKSLIASLENFDNYLKFQSEFYKDENKDVLTPLFTVHKRSKNNLPINITTINTAWRAINSDTDSGNLLYPIHFLKSAYELIKKENGFNIILLHHPLSDFKYWNSQSLEDIIFKDYHLMFSGHTHKKRDTIHVVPEIGMYSCTSPATLSSDGKSKIGYSIIEIDLENYKLKINNKLYLSDEDVFYSSTTLNGQIPVSDRKQNENKFRETIRKKFNRELEKANDLFLSYSDKKDKSNFLDLFTDPIIDSNSMTHIGKNTSKSKKNSLLDLINSRNNQILFGKDKSGKTAILYKILLESLNDFSINNVLPIYINCKELIKSESKIDVIKAIRDFYELSIGDTEKLTENYHIKILLDNFNENENFILSPLNEYIFKYKNASIIATAEETLLNGFSNKTINGTFFNNKFIWDIGRTQIRTLTNKWPNLTEESREILLEKIHTVFTQLNIPSNYWTVSLFIWIFEKNADATFRNNFQLIELYIDNLLDKESFALKESIYKIDFEDFKSYLSELAHHLVAKYNSDNYVISYVDIINFTAEYKKKNRKFVIEVQNIVDIIIEKGVLKKLDSDSYTFRLNGVFEYFLALYMKDNIDFRDEVIDDGHFYLSFGNEFEICAGFNSRDIEFVKKIYNKTKEIFYPVNYQYNLDKIDDHFKLIIQDKLGVDLRLPKLLKDNIKPISIENQDVIFEEILGDNNKIAEVQQKKYYEKIEPNSENLEKSLFILARVFRNSKFKDLKLEDEIFDYILNSSCVLGFQLMDEIEENKLNYINEKTTEEDLMKLLTQFVPIVVQTFFYDALVQNNLETILIEKIEILKTKSKENQFKLLVLYFSLIDLNLKQNHKYIDEVIDILSMGILKQTSLIKLYIYLALKVNGNKILEEKIKASIKNQELKIDGSKNIGLIEQGISNVGKLNKRRS, from the coding sequence TATTACATCTAACTGATTTTCATTTTTCAAATGAAAAAAGAGCTATACCTATACAAAATAGATTAGTCGATGCTATGATTAAATCTCTTGAAAAGGAAAAAGGGGAAATTGATTTTCTTTTTTTTACAGGTGATTTGGTTAATAGCGGAAAATCATACAATGACTTTATTGATGCAAAAACAATCTTAATCGATAGAGTATCTGAATTCTTAAATATAGGAAAATCAAACATAATTATATGTGCTGGAAATCATGATGTAAATAGAGGTAGAGAACTTGATGATATAAAAGATTCGATAAATAAAATTAAAGAAAACAAAGAATTGGACCAATATGTATTAAAACAAGATAGTAAGTCACTTATTGCTAGCTTAGAAAATTTTGACAATTATTTGAAATTTCAGAGTGAATTTTATAAAGACGAGAATAAGGATGTATTAACACCCCTTTTCACTGTTCATAAAAGAAGTAAAAATAATTTACCAATTAATATTACAACAATAAACACTGCTTGGAGAGCAATAAATTCAGATACTGACTCTGGGAATCTTTTATATCCGATTCATTTCCTAAAATCAGCTTATGAATTAATTAAAAAAGAAAATGGGTTTAACATTATATTATTACATCATCCTTTGTCTGATTTTAAATATTGGAATTCCCAATCTTTAGAGGATATTATTTTCAAAGATTATCACCTTATGTTTTCGGGGCATACTCATAAAAAAAGAGATACAATACATGTAGTACCTGAAATTGGGATGTATAGCTGTACTTCACCCGCCACATTGTCTTCAGATGGAAAATCAAAGATTGGATATTCGATTATTGAAATTGATTTAGAGAATTATAAATTGAAAATAAATAACAAATTATACCTATCAGATGAAGATGTTTTCTATTCGTCTACAACACTGAATGGGCAAATTCCAGTAAGTGATAGAAAACAAAACGAAAATAAATTTAGAGAAACAATAAGAAAAAAATTTAATCGAGAACTTGAAAAAGCAAATGATTTATTTTTATCATATTCAGACAAAAAAGATAAAAGTAACTTTTTAGATTTATTTACTGATCCAATTATTGACTCAAATTCAATGACACATATTGGGAAAAATACTTCAAAATCTAAAAAAAATTCACTTTTAGATTTAATTAATTCAAGAAATAATCAAATATTGTTTGGTAAAGATAAAAGTGGTAAAACTGCTATTTTATATAAAATATTATTAGAAAGTTTAAACGATTTCAGTATAAACAACGTTCTTCCGATATATATAAATTGTAAAGAATTAATAAAATCTGAATCCAAAATTGATGTAATAAAAGCTATTAGAGATTTTTATGAATTAAGTATTGGTGATACTGAGAAACTAACCGAAAATTATCATATAAAAATTCTTTTGGATAATTTTAATGAAAATGAAAATTTCATATTAAGCCCTTTAAATGAATATATATTTAAATATAAAAACGCATCAATAATTGCTACTGCTGAAGAAACTTTACTTAATGGTTTTTCAAACAAAACAATCAATGGAACTTTTTTTAATAATAAATTTATATGGGACATAGGTAGAACTCAAATTAGAACATTAACGAATAAATGGCCTAACCTGACAGAAGAAAGCAGGGAAATACTTCTTGAAAAAATTCATACTGTTTTTACCCAATTAAATATTCCTTCAAATTATTGGACAGTTTCCCTTTTCATATGGATTTTTGAAAAAAATGCTGATGCAACATTTCGTAATAATTTTCAATTAATCGAATTATATATTGATAATCTATTAGACAAGGAAAGTTTTGCCTTAAAAGAGTCCATTTATAAAATTGATTTTGAAGACTTTAAAAGCTATTTAAGTGAATTAGCTCATCATTTAGTTGCTAAATATAATTCAGATAACTATGTAATTTCTTATGTTGACATCATAAATTTTACAGCTGAATACAAAAAGAAGAATAGAAAATTTGTAATAGAGGTCCAAAATATTGTTGATATTATTATTGAAAAAGGAGTTTTAAAAAAACTTGATTCCGATTCATATACATTCAGGCTTAATGGTGTTTTTGAATATTTTTTGGCACTTTATATGAAAGACAATATTGATTTTCGAGACGAAGTAATAGATGATGGTCACTTTTACTTGTCTTTCGGAAATGAATTTGAAATATGTGCAGGTTTTAATAGTAGAGACATTGAATTTGTAAAAAAAATATACAATAAGACAAAAGAAATCTTCTATCCTGTTAACTATCAATACAATTTAGACAAAATTGATGACCATTTTAAATTAATAATTCAAGATAAACTTGGTGTTGATCTTAGATTACCTAAACTATTAAAAGATAATATTAAACCAATATCTATAGAAAATCAAGATGTAATTTTTGAAGAAATATTAGGTGACAACAATAAGATTGCTGAAGTGCAACAAAAAAAATATTATGAAAAAATTGAGCCTAACTCAGAAAACTTGGAGAAATCGCTATTTATTTTAGCAAGAGTTTTCAGAAACTCCAAATTCAAAGACTTAAAACTTGAGGATGAAATTTTCGATTATATTCTTAATTCTTCTTGTGTTTTAGGGTTTCAATTAATGGATGAAATAGAAGAAAATAAATTAAACTACATTAATGAAAAAACTACAGAAGAGGATTTAATGAAATTACTCACTCAATTTGTACCTATTGTTGTTCAAACATTTTTTTATGATGCATTAGTTCAAAATAACTTAGAAACAATATTAATTGAAAAAATAGAAATATTAAAAACTAAATCAAAAGAAAATCAATTTAAATTGTTAGTACTCTACTTTTCTCTTATTGACCTAAATCTGAAACAAAATCATAAATATATTGATGAAGTAATTGATATATTAAGCATGGGTATATTGAAACAAACATCTTTGATTAAATTATATATTTATTTAGCTCTAAAAGTTAATGGAAACAAAATCTTGGAAGAAAAAATTAAAGCTAGCATAAAAAATCAAGAGCTTAAAATTGACGGTTCAAAAAATATTGGGCTGATAGAACAAGGTATATCAAATGTTGGGAAATTAAATAAACGCAGATCATAA